taaaaaactgCATTTCCCtgtaaaaataattgttttagttataattataaaaatttgaaagttaTATGActgttttgaaaataaaaaaatatgactttaTCTGATTTTTTCCTCtatgaatataaaaaatagcaatctctattttagatgAGAAAAAAGATGTGGTGGAATACTTTTTACTCTATTATTGCATTTAGTGATGAATATAACAATGAGTTCTCGAAAGAATATCAGATTAAAccgtttaaataataaaataatgtaaaaattTTATCTGTAAATAACAgtaattcatatataatattataaagtatgaaataataaattaatatatattttttaatttacaactAGCTTTTAACCCGCATGCCCGCGCGTGTTTTCGTTCTTcataattgtatattttaacTTCTGGAAATGACATAAGTTAAATTGTTTAtacttattatattatagattcgATGTTATTTATGTAGACATTGGTTTGTCTTGTTCAATGAGATTAACCTTCATTTATAAATGagattgtgtttttcttttcttgtgcttttatttagtttatttggtAAAATAAACAGTAAAGTATTAAAGGTTTAAGTATACTTgtgagttttattaaattatattataaatatttattaaaatttttgaatataatgttcaaatattttattgatttttttaaacaaatacattatttagacaaaaaaaataatgaaaccaagttacaaaaaaaacatccaaaaataagaagatatttaatgtcaaaaataaaaaataagaacagattttaaattttttattttgcaaacctaatttatgttattaaattgGGACATTTTTTATGACTTTAAAGCTGATACATCATAATTTACAATTATGTAGTGGATATAAGCCCATAATTTACAATCACGTAGTGGATATAACCCATAATTATCAATAAAGATATTTTCCAATGATCCAAGCCCATATGTTAttttttccagaaaaaaatagaaacaccTTTCCCATCTACCGACTTTTCTCATTCCATCGAAAGTTCTCTGTTCTTGTCTCTTTTTCCGCAGCCGACAAAAGTCTGACGCATGCTTTCTAAAAGATCGATCAAAATAAGTTAATGTCTTCACTCTAAGGTGACCAGAAGATAGATATATTGATAACTTTCATCTTTTGGCATAAAGGTTCGAGTTTCTTGATTGAGGTTTGCTTGAGTTTTTAGGATTAGGTTCTTCTAAGCTACAttctttgttttgatttttcagaGACCAGCCAAGGTATGTACCAAGAGCCTTCAACCGGGGATGCATATTTCTTAAAGCATTTTGTGTAATTGTGTAAATATAATCTATAATTGAATAGTCATTTAtggataaaatattttaaagaacttaaatatataaacaatatatttgCAGATTTTTAGTTGACAATGCCAACTGATTTTCggcaaatttttaaatttagaatCATAATCAGTTATTTACGGATACATATTATCCAAATTCCTTTTTTCTAAATCTAAACaattaccaaaataaaattcaCTAAGGTATACACATTGAATAAATAATTGTTAACTGCTTTTGGTCTAACGCAATATTTCATATTAGTTAAGTGGGAATATTTCTTGGCTTGATGTATTAACTACGTTTATTACTTTACTTTATTGCAGTTATCATAACTGCATTAATATAGAAATTACCGGCATAATGGgaatatttttttgcataacGTAGTACGAAATTTATGGGTTAGCAaaagtataaaattattgtgtttagaTGAGTGACATTAGATTGTAATTATTGAGGAAAACTcaggatcaatttttatttgtactcctattttaatagattagataacaacattttatatattataacatatatatttacaatattgttttatctTGTATACAATTACTCAACTTCAAAGACACAAGTAGCCTCACCTCAGATAAATGTCTTCACCTCACCGAATCATCAAGAAATGTGTTCTGCAcaagaggaaagagagagagaacaaagTTTATCTTTAATTACAAAGCCATGAGACTTGGAGCAGGCAAAAAGATATCGTAAAGAATCACGCACCGTTTTCATCAACTACAAAATCAATGGTTGTATCTCCAGTAAAAGCAACTTCAGGAGTTGTTATGCTGTTTGTTATCTTGCCATCCATTATCCTTCTAAATCAGACAAGCGCTTTTTTTTTGACAGACTATCGTGCAAATACTCATTGTGTGGTAGACAGCCATAAGAAAACTTTGACAAGCAAGTCAGAGACAACCTCAACACCTGAAGCCTTCAGGTTCCTATATTTGTTACCAGAGAGGCCAATTAAGTTAAAGAAACTACGTACATAGCCCAGCAAATATCCATACAAGTGtcaattcatattttttttgtatatatatatgtattaaaagaTATAGTCGTGACATACATTGGTAATCCACCAATGTCAATTCATTTTGTATAAAGAATATAAGTCGTGACATAAATTGGTAATCCACCCAGCATGAAGCATTCAGTTACAGTTTGAGAATGTGATACCAAAAATAATAACAGAGCATATGGTAAATAATAAACCCATGTTGGTGCTAAGATGTTCTTTAGCAAAAtgatttcctttttttctcttctctctctccctgTGTTCCCCTTCTCGGGAGAGCGTTAAGGCTCTGAGAACTCTTTCTCTTTAGGTTGTTGATTCAGAGAGAAGCGAACAAGAGATCGCATGAAGCAACGTCTGTACAGGCTGCCTTTAGAGGCTAACTTGGTAATATCTCAAGTTACTATTTGGGGCACTCAAAGGCATAACAAGGCTACAAGCACTTACTCTCGTGGTCACCTAGTTAGGAGACAAGCTATTGAAATTCTGACGTTGGTGTTCaagttcaaaaaaatttcagatTGCAGCTGCTTCAGGTACTGATACTTTTGCTTCTCTGTAGGTTAACCTTAGTCCAAAGAGATATTTTTGTTGGTGTTCTTGAGAGAATAACTcattatttttcttgttaaactAGAACAAGCTTTGCACAGATGCTTACCTGGGAATCCAAGTAATTAACAGCCAACGGTTTTGCTCGCTCAGAAGCTATGCTTCTAAACTTTGAAATGAGTACATAGGAATTAGATGATTAGGAGACATATTTtgagttttgttattttctttcatGGAGTCTCTAAACTTTTGTTTCAGCTTCTCTTTTCATCGCCAAGACTGATGATACTACTTGCTACTTGTACATGCCCCCATATGAAAGATTCCATCCAAATTCAAAACTTACTCTGGTTAGAGAACTGGTCAGCCTCCTGCTTTTGGAAACCAGTTCCTCAACCAAAGAAGACCAAGAAGAGTGTCAGTGAAAGTTTCTGCTGCAAAGCTCCTAAGTACAGACACCTATTGAGTTGGAGAAACACAAACGCAGCTTCAGGAAAGCTTCAAGCCAGTCTATAAGAACCACCTGCTGTCGAAAATCCTCAGACTGAACTTGAAAAGGTCAAACGTAGCATATAATAGCAACAATGCCAAAATGAGGAATGGCaccatgtatatattttaaaagatagaTTTTGAGTCTGCGATTGTGCGTGCTTATGTTGGCCAAGTGTTACCGTTGGCCGCGGAGTTTATGCAATTGTGAGTGTGTCCTAAGCCGAAAATGGTTCAAACACAAGCTGTTGGAACTTGTTCTAACTTGTTCTTCTGGTTTCATGGTTACATTACTTTGATCACTTTCTTAAGATTAATTTTGATGTTTATATGAATAGTCTCTTCATCATTTACATCTGTGCTCGTTTCTTCTTAAATCTTCTAAAGCATAGTTCGAAGATTGCCATAGACAAAACTGCAGAGTGCAACTTAAGACTGAATCACGTTTGGTCGAACTAACTTAGTTCTCAAGACTACTGTCTTTACAGATTTGCTTCTTATACTGAGTTATATTCATTAATCTTCAActtcaagaaaacaaaacagaaatgaGGCAAGAACAGAGAATGGGTCTTCTTCAAACAGCATCATTCACATATATGATCTTAAGTTGATAAACTTCTATCAAAAACTTCAGATCTACGGTACCTATTCTTTCTatggacatcaaactgaagtGAAGCAAGCTTATGCGAAACCGCAGACCAAATCATATCCACTGAGTCTCCAGACTGAGAAGGAAACCGATACTCGAAGTACCTAACAACCTCTTTGAGTCtctcccacttcttcttccactgaTCCTCAGTTACCCCTCTTAGGAGACTCACCAAAAACCCTTTCTTCACAGCTTCAGAAGAGTGCACAAACACAGAGAAACCAGAATAGTCTAGAGTGTCTTCAAATGGAAGCTCAATCTGATCACTGATGATAACCGGAACACAATGGCTAACGATAGAGTCGAAAAGACGGTTAGAGGAAGGCGTGTCACCTGCAATATTGAGACAGAACTTTGAGGAAGCCATGCCTTTACCGGTTTGTTTAGTCCCGTTCCCTCTTACGGTTCCAAATGCAAAGTGAATGTCTTTCTCGTCTTTAAGAAGGTTATACAGTTCTTGGCGAATAGTTCCACCCTGCAACAAATCATTTGACATGATTGAGATGTGTTCAGCCATTattaaccgaaccgaactgaaaAGTTTGGTTTTTGGATCAGTTTAGTTAGgaggttcggttcggttcgattcggcaacttaaaaagaaaattttggtttttggtcaGTGATTGgttatttctgttttaaaaaaaaaaaacaattaaccaAACTATACCAATTTTAACCAAATTTCCTATCTGAATTAACCGAACTAACAAAAATCCGAACTAAAGTAACTGAACCTAACAAAAAATTTCCAAATTTTTAACcaatttaaactaaaatttaaccGAACTCAAAAAACTTTAGTTAAGTTcggtagaaatttttgaaaccaaaaaccgaaccaaacattTACGGTTCATTTCGGCGGAAATTCGACCGAATCGAACTAACCAAATTCGAACTACCGACCCGACCCGGaaaaaccgaactaaccgaTCCAGCAGGCCTAGTTCTAAGGATACAACAATACTTTAGGACAATAAATCACTTACATCTTTTCTGTAGATTGCTCCTTGGAAGTGAGCCAACACAGGACGCTTCTCAAACGGAGCTGACTCATTGTTAGAGACAGTCTTAACAACGTGCACGTAAGGCGCAATGACATCTTTCTCAAGATTAGCAATGGAGGATGGATACCTTCCAAAGTCCGAGAGAACAAACATTGCAGAGCCAAGCGAGTTTCTTGCATAGAGCAAACTATTAGGATGGTGAGCTACTATCAAATGATCTTTCCCACCAAATCTTTTCCACTCGTCACGACTTTTCAAGAACTCAACTAATCTCTCCTGCAGCAATCTATCAACACTAGTGGTCTCGTTTCCACTGAGCTTAGACTTCCTATTGTAACTCAACGAGGAGAAGAAGGGAACGAAGACAATGTCAGCTTCTTTCGAACTCTTCACTCTCATTGCACTACATGGTCTCTTAACCTCAGGTGTCTCTGAAGCTAACAAGTCAAGCGTAAGCCAATACTCCACACTGTGCTGACGATTCAACCCGCCAGGATAAGACGGGACTGTGCTAACGTTCTTGACGCTAGGCCAAGTCTCAGATCCTTTCTTGTGCCAGTTCAATAGCCCAAAGTGAAACTCAGAGGGGAGATCGTACATAAACACCTTTAACACACCACACGAGACCGGTTTAGCATCGGTTTTCTCGTTCTTGATGTCTGTTCTTGGGAGAATCAGCTTGCGGACTAAGCTTGAAGTGAAAGAAGAGTCGCTGCgttggaggaagaagagagaagagacgaTGAATAGCAGCGTCGATACTGTTATCGTGTAAAAGAGGAGTTTTGAGGAAAGCATGCTCTTTTCCGACATCTTTCGAACCTCAAATCATTCAGACAGAACCAAAGTTGTTCTTGGGGGTTAATCGATTTGGAGACAAAGGTTTCAGCTTTCAACCAAGAGACAAGAATTAGTACCTGGATGAACTAGGGCATCTGAGGTTTTACGCCATTGGAGGAGAACAGAGACTTTGATGCATGGATAATCTGATGCTATTCAGACAGCTTCAATCCAGGAATCAGTTGACTTTGGAGTTCCAGGGTCTTTTGATCTACAGATCTTCTAATGACTCCTTTCCTCTGTTCTGGACAATTTGgtaaaagactttttttttccGGCGGATAATTTGGTAAAGgctatttattttctattcttTAATAGAGGAGTTTTAGtgtaaatttatttgaaaatctatatatatatatataaaattgtttgCCTCACTCCTAGGTTATCCAGCTGGAAACTCAAACTCTGAGGGGCTGACACGTGTCCGACTTCTTCCAAACGCGCCGTATCACTTAAGTTTTAATACTTCGTGTTGGGCTTGAGTTTCCTTATTGGTATTGGGCTTCGGTTTTGTTGAGAGAAAGAAATTGAACCCTAATTCCTGTGTCCGAAGGTCAGGAAGGGAGAAGGAAAAAATGGCACGTGTCCTCTCTGTAACCATCTAAAACTCTTTTCTATTCACTTCTTTCGACCATAACgatctcttttctttctctgaAACCGTAGACGACCGAGCTTCCATGCATTCACGATAAGCCATCAACTCAAGCTTTAAATCAGGTCTCATAAACTCTTTTCTCCTCATTTATcatctgcaaaaaaaatttatatacagtGAGCATTTGATTTGCTTCAGATCTGAAAAGGCTGTCGGCCCCAATATCAACTCCTATACCGCTTAAGAATCGTTTGATTGGAAGAGGCAGTATTTAAGGTCTGGCTAGATCGAAGAttgatttttagggttttgctTTCATCATACTCTGATTATTTTATGAAATCTGATGCAGGCtcttcaaaaagaaacaaacttcaATACTTCAAGCGATTCGCTTTTTGAGGTTTTGTTCTTAACCTTCTTCTCCGACAATTTTATGAAAATCTGATGTTATAACTTATAATGCTTTTAGGGTAGATGGAAAATTAACGGCAAGTCTTAGAAAGAATTTGACTTAGAATGTTGAACAAGTTCAAACATTCCAAGGCAGAACAAACCACTTTGGCCTCTAAACTACCTTCTTCCCAACTTAATTATCCACAACAACACAATCACAGGAAAAGTAAGCATCAaatagagagaaaattagacacATTACAATCAAATTTTTATAGGTGATCGATTACTTATTAACTGGGTTTTAACTGGGTTTAATTGTTGTAGGACATGTTCTTTCACATGTTAATTGTTTTATGGATTGGTAAGGTCAAATATGATTTGGTTTCCTTAAGTTTCTGATGGCAAATCCAAGGAGGTTGTTGATAGCAGCTTCCGATAGActgatattcatatataattattgACAGAAGGTACTTGCAAAAAGAGTGGTGTTGGCAAGCCGATGAAACTTTTGGATTAAATTAGTGCATTGTTGAGGTATCAAGATTTTTTCAAGTTAAGTTTTGCCCACAACGTTTACAATTTCCCAAATttgttattgtttttctttattgttGTCAAGCTTATGTTGCTATTCAAGAAAGAAAGAGTGTTATGGAGTGTTCTTTCTCACCTATGATCTTAAAGCTGTATCTATCTCTCAAGTTTCAAACCATCTGCGTCATATGGAggtaaaaattgttttttttgcagTGATATCTAAATGTGTGTGTTTGCAGGAAGAGGAGACAATTTCATGGAAGAACGTCAATGTTTTGTGCTCGGGCTGTGATATGTTTCTACTGTCTTGGTTGCTTTAGAAGATCGTCTGAGAATCATAGGAGGGCACTTGAATCTTGCAGCTGAAGAAAAAGCTCCCAAGAGAAGTAAGCCACCCAGCACGACTCATGTCTTAGACGTGTTCTCCAGCTGTAGGTGTTGACGGAAGTGTGGCATGGTGTTACCAGTCCTTCCTTTGTTCATGCAGATGTAGGAGTGGCCTGGTCCACTAATAAAAATAGACGCGGTGGGCCGCTAATGGATCTGGTCGATGATTTGAATCCAGGAACATAATGTATAGTTGTAATTTTAAGAATTAGAAATGcatatataattgtattttttttgtattataattGTAAGCCTTACTTCTAAAAACAAATCCTTCCTATTGAAAATAGAAATTACTTTCCAACCAAAGTAAACTAATCATTTTGAAATACTCaataaaattgataatatattatgtaaaattttTAGTAccacccgcccgtagggcgggccaaaccctagttttaaatatatttctttacATGGAGCCAATATAATTATCGctaattttattatagaaaaCTAGGGTTTCTCTTGGTTTGATTGTATATTTAGAAACGATTAATCAAACGATATGTATTTTGAATCTCTTTCAACATGTGTTCAAacgattatatataaaatcattgtaataattattattcaaaaagtaaaaagatatgataaataaaaatttcatatatttttaatttgaaggTCCCATAaaggaattttgttttttatatatatattttttcaaactcttttttttttttaacttggtCTGATAGATTTTTTCGTCTGGTGACGCAACAAATTTGCAAAATACAAATAGGAAAGAAACATACGTACAATTATATGAGAACTAAGAAATTAATGATagactagatctcgatccgcgcaattATGCggttgtttgttttcatttatttttatataaacattatgTTTTCCATTCttaattggtatatattataatatatataaggtGTGTTTATCACTTTTTAAAGCATAATAATTTtaccatatattttttattgaattggttatttcaaactttcacaagttattaaaaaattaaatttttagcttcgtagatttatattatcgagtatattaaggttgttcaaacataataatattagaGTATACATTTCTCCATCAAataaattgtttcaaactttcacatatgtttgtttcttcttatttttttttgttatttggaTTAGTATTTcattattgaataaataaatagaaatagaatttgaaaaatattaaaatattatcatcTCCAAAGATAATCAAACATTtcacaaaataagaaaattaacaaaatctaaatttaaaacttcgtgtataattatattttgtaaatgaatTATATACAAAACACAAATCAATGTGAAAtcggtttattttaaaactgtACCTTATTAGGTGTAGAAGTCTCGAGAAATATTTCTACTCCTTGGAGTTTATTTTAAACACGATAGTACAGAATATAGAAGTAAAAATTGATAACATAGTTTCCAGATCACTTTTTTGCTTGGAAAGGATTGATAGTTATTTAGTTCCTATAATGTAGCAAAATTTTGTTATAGACATCTTATTTAGTTCATATAATCTAGAAAGTGAGTTAGTTAGACCTATAATAATGacaagattagagattaaatgtaacatgactttctagtaataagttcattaattttatttttttaacaaatcaaacattaatcaaagttgtgacttctgttttagtatataagactagatctcgacccgcgaAACCgcgtggattttttttttcattcatttttatataaatattttgttttcaattctaaattggtatatattataatatatatgtgtctatcaatttttaaaacataataagtttactgtatattttgttcattgaatagattgtttcaaactttcacatgtatttgtatcttcttctatatatatattttcggattattatctatactattaaaatagaagtcatgacttttttcatgtgtgatttttttatttggaccatccttaaaaatttattaaattttacataacttaattataatatctttttttatttgaaatacaaataaatatcttACGGAAATGTCCaagaaaatctatcaaataccttttagaatctttttaaaatatattttcgaaattagttaattaaaattttagttaactcaaagtataattaaaaactaaattttagtttagttttcattgtaatttttttattaattatataaaatacttttaatatattttaatgacaataacaattttaaatttatttaattttcaacattaaattaagaagtattttaaaagatgtttttaaaaagaaatattcatttctatttctaatttaaaaataaaaattcttatatatttaccACAGAAATTATGACTTAtttcatatgtgattttttaaatttagacCACTTAAAAGTCACACCTTTAAATGATTTTACCATATTTAACTAACTAATTTACACTTTTTTcatagatgaaacatttgaactTTATTTATATCGTATATGTAAGACTTTACTCTACTGTTATTAACGTCTGTATACTCCCAtgatttaaaaaacaattgggtttattatttaaacaactatactaaattgttttaattaatAACTATATACCAAATTCTCAATTATGTAGGTTCAACTTAATTTAATTTCCACATATGtttcaaatttagaaataaaacaaaaattatgcaACTCAGTATTTGtacataataatgttttcaaaataaattttgctacaaaatacaaaatttataaattttataatagtaaTATAATACGTcacacaaatattattataaaattagataatatataacgccaaattatattaatttattgatatattttattgcataatctaaattattttagtattaaaaaaacccgcacggttgtgtgggtcaagatctagtttcattattaaaattgtaactatatatatataaagattagtaaaatatttttttattgtcatattcaaagatattgtaatatttaacaaatttagaaagtttttaaaaaattaaacttttcacttcatagatttatattatcgagtaaataattaaatatttaatttttgtttaatttttaaaataaaatatatagtttaaaaagtTTCATTAGTTTATGGTAGTAAAGATttatcattgttagataatatgatttttgttgtttaaatttttttttttataattttaaaagttaacatcgacaaatattaaattatttagcatatagaggtatagtattacaatattaaattttatctattttatttataatatctataaatacaatggatcatctattgtttaaatccaattattgattgcccaataaaaatttctggtatgcccaaaatttaaatgataaggttAGATAtcaaatgtaacatgactttctagtaATAGGcctattaggtccattttttaaaaaaccacACAttaatcaaggttgtgacttctgttttaatatataagatgaataagttttaaaataaactatatagtttaaaatttgttttcattggtttaaggtaataaagattaatcattgttagataatatggtttttgttatttaaaaaaaatctttataattttaaaagttaacatcgacaaatatttaaatatttagcatatagaggtataatattataacattatattatatctatttcatttatactatctatatatccaatgaatcatctattgtttaaattcaattattgatagcccaataaaattttctggtagacccaaaatttaaatgataagattagatattaaaacatgactttataggaataggtccattagatccattttttaaaaaatcacacatgaatcaaggttgtgatttctgttttaatatattagataataCAAACAGATAATACTATAATCTCAT
This Brassica napus cultivar Da-Ae chromosome C6, Da-Ae, whole genome shotgun sequence DNA region includes the following protein-coding sequences:
- the LOC106387234 gene encoding probable arabinosyltransferase ARAD1, whose amino-acid sequence is MSEKSMLSSKLLFYTITVSTLLFIVSSLFFLQRSDSSFTSSLVRKLILPRTDIKNEKTDAKPVSCGVLKVFMYDLPSEFHFGLLNWHKKGSETWPSVKNVSTVPSYPGGLNRQHSVEYWLTLDLLASETPEVKRPCSAMRVKSSKEADIVFVPFFSSLSYNRKSKLSGNETTSVDRLLQERLVEFLKSRDEWKRFGGKDHLIVAHHPNSLLYARNSLGSAMFVLSDFGRYPSSIANLEKDVIAPYVHVVKTVSNNESAPFEKRPVLAHFQGAIYRKDGGTIRQELYNLLKDEKDIHFAFGTVRGNGTKQTGKGMASSKFCLNIAGDTPSSNRLFDSIVSHCVPVIISDQIELPFEDTLDYSGFSVFVHSSEAVKKGFLVSLLRGVTEDQWKKKWERLKEVVRYFEYRFPSQSGDSVDMIWSAVSHKLASLQFDVHRKNRYRRSEVFDRSLST